CTTATACTTACTGATGAGGTACCATCATTATCTGCATTATATAAGACTTTTCTATGGGATACTGTGGAGTAGTAAGCAATCTTGGTTAGGGATCCACCTAGAAAGACACAAAGCCATCATAGTTATAATACCCTGATAATAGTGGATATAATTTAGTTTCTCTGTGATAGGGTTGGACATCAGAGAGGGGTAACAAAATCCATAGATGACAAAAAAATAGTAAGAGAAAAACAGTTGGTTTGAAAAGACAATGGTTCCTATGTTAGTAAAATCTACAATAAGCATGTATTATTCCAATTCTGGACATAAAACTGTTTACATTCATTCAAATTATTTTCTTGTCTACTGTAAAATTGGGTTTAACATCTTTAGCACAAAAGACATTACACATATTAGACAGATCAAGGATGAAAGAGGGGTTGTGatacgaaaggaaagagatatcATAATAAGGTGGAAGGACTACTTTGAGAAGCtgctaaatgaagaaaatgagagacttATTAGAGATGATGGAGAACCGAACGACCAATTAGTAGGGGAGGTGACAAGACAAAAGGTAGAAAGAGcactgaagaaaatgaaaaatggcaaGTCAATAGGGCCCGACGGAATACCAGTAGAAGTATGGAAAGccttaggaagagaaggagttgacATGTTGCACCAGCTGATCAGAggaataatggagaaggaagttataccagaaaagtggagagaaagcatACTGATACCGATCTTTGTTGGATGATAGATTGAGACAGGTGGTACATATCGGTAGGCAACAAGACAGAATATGGAAAAACATCGGGAAAAGCAGAAAGTACTACATATGGTTTTTATTGACTTGGAGAAAGCATGTATGTCAGAATTGTCCAAGAATGCTACAAGAATGTTACAACTAGAGTTATATAGTGTACAGAAAAAATGTCAGAGAGACACCACCCTGTGTATTTATATGCTGATGACATCGTCTggtgacagaggagagaagacagctggaaagaaaactagaagaatgGAGGATACAAGTGGCGACCAACAGGCCACAATTAGACTAAATGGTGAAATGTTGAAGAAGACAGTGGAGATGGAAATACCAGTAAGAGTGAAGGTAAAGTTCACAAAGCAGTGGTCAGACCTGCAAAGAAGATGGATGTGGCGGAAATGAAGATGTTGAGATGGATGGTAGGAGTCACCAGAAGAAATtaggaatgaatatataaaaggaaCAGTGAAATTGAAATCTCCAAGAAGATCCAGGAGTCAAGATTGAGGTGGTATGGACACTTGAGAAGAAGAGTTGGGGAAGATCATGAGGAAGGAAGTCatggaaatggaagtgcaggaaatagaagaagaggaaggcccaaACGAAGGTGGATTGATAGCATGAAGAAGAAGCGTTTCTCAATTCTTGGAGAAGACAGAGTAGCTAGTTACTAAGCAAAGCATGGCCTTGCCATCACCATCCTATGTTGATAGATTACTATCCAACAAACAATAGATTGATACCCAACATGCAGTAGGCTGGGTTAACCCAACTAATTTCTGTGGTGCTTTGTTACTATTTCAGTGGCAATGGATTGCTATCCGTCACGTTAAAGTGAGGTCCTTGTGTAGTTTAAGAAAACATGGCGTAACAGGTAGTATGGTTCAGGACAGACATGAAGTAGGTTCCAACATGCAGTTGGTTAACTTAACCTACATAACTATCTGTACTGATGGATCATCTGTTAGGTTAAAGCAgagtttttttaatttataaaatGCACCATGACAGGTACTATAGCTCAGGGAAGACATACAGCAGCTTACTACTCGACCAGCAGCAGGTCACGATGCAACACACGGAAGGGTGCATTGCCTTCCACACCCAAAAACTCCATTCCCCAGGTCCAACAGTTTGTAGGGAATgtgaaaggaaataagaataaaatcGGTGAGGGAGTTGTTCTACTGATGTAATGTAGCACTAAACAACTCACCTATATCAATGGCAAAACGCTTGGCATTTCTAATGTTCCTAAACACAAGATCTGTGTCAGGAAGTCGTATGCTGTCCGCGTACTTCTGCGTCCCCATGGTGTCCCCTCGCCCGTAGGTTGTTCAGGGTGAAGGTCCAAGCGTCGTCGCCGTCCCCGGGGTAGAGATAAGAGCACGCCACGCTGCCCTCGGATGGCACCCCCGCTGGACTCTGGCACTACACGGCCTCCTCTCCTTGGCACGACCCGACCCGCCGCGCCGTGTTTACCCGCTCAGCTGACGTGACCCCCCACGGACCCCACGTTTGGAATGCGTTTGAGAATAGCTGTGATTTTCTTCATTGTGGATTGTGATCAACTCTGTGTTTGTTCCTGGCAACAGTTACAAAGGTCACTCCATCTTTATGGAACCtttctatatgttttttcttgttatttttttgctctCTTGCATTTTTCTAACTCTCCTCCGAGGGAACACAGAATGCTCCAAAATGCTTGATTCCCATATTCATATTGCTAGAGTTATCAGGAAAGTTTGGATCAttgttatctatctatttatctatctatctatctttttttgtggtatttcgttgggggatataccccaagggaggaaggcggtgcatgccgcgcaaccacccagacggctggtagagagatacccaattctttcaaggaggaggcccaacaacggggtgTCGGagagagcccacctttccacccacaTGGCACCTGGCAGGTCTCGAACCTACGCTCTggcaccccgccgaagcgcaaggcggagactctaccacgggagtccccatctatctatcaatatgtctttctctctctctctctctacttttaacTACCCTGTTGATCGTTCATATTGGCAGTGATCGATTTCATCCAAAACGGTGAACAACAGATCAAGGAGTCCCGTTACAAAGATGAAACTTCCGACCGTTAACTCAACTCAATGACACCAAGACCAGGACTAAGCAGCACCCACAACAACGAGGCGTGCACTGCCGGGGGTTTATAGGTCGTAATTCCATGGCCTAAACACCTCCCTTACCCCCCGAAATAAAGTCACCGAAGAAGCTACAGTCCAACCTTCTACTTAACCCTTCATCCACTACTACAACTTACAATGGCGGGAAATCGACTGGACAAGATCGGGACCATTTTCACAAGGTAGCTACATAGTTGTTATCAAATGTGAAGTATCTATTTACCTAGCAGTGtataatgccccgacgagcttcttttctaaatccttcctatttctcaacacggcctctgcgtgtatcgaaataacacgagaaattaatcaagatcagggtattcgccggctgcctgggattgaacccgcgaccagcgtgacgggagagccactccttaccgagtcggccaaagaggtaccccactggctaagtgggttatgggaggctcgttcatcaggccgtcgccgcactaggCCGGCAGCGACTACAGTAAATAATTCAATCAACTGTTTTTATTCAACTTTCTCTACatggctttcccccctatgtagattaatttctgtgtgttgacaatgtccctttgagacataactccacaatgtcccattgagacatacctccaactcttcccattttctattaccctcggagcatgggccatcctacctgttaccccttcggggaaactcaacagaactgcaggagaggatgcccaccgctatgccaccactgtaatgccccgacgagcttcttttctaaatccttcctatttctcaacacggcctctgcgtgtatcgaaataacacgagaaattaatcaagatcagggtattcgctggctgcctgggattgaacccgcgaccagtgtgacgggagagccactccttaccgagtcggccaaagaggtaccccactggctaagtgggttatgggaggctcgttcatcaggccgtcgccgcactacaagtGCGCTTCACaaagggcctgaaacctcatcaacggtaaacggtaacaCGGCGCTTCagtcttatttatattttctgaAGCTCCCCGTGGCTTCAGTGAACATGGCCTTAGAGGAGTGAACAGGTCAAGGCGAGTCTACTTCCGAAGGGTGTGGTAAGGTTGTCATTTACTTTACGGGAGAGGCAGATGGAGATGAAACTCCTGTTAGATAGACGGTTATGGGGTACCGTACCTATtttaaaaaaaactatgaaaaatgtGCTTGAAATTGTAAAGTTTGTATAGATATGAAATGAGCTTCATTAATCTCTTTCTTTTCAGAGCATCAGGACTGTTGAAATCTGGTGCAATGAAGCCACAGGACAAACCAATATGGTATGATGTTTATGAAGCTTTCCCTCCTAAATATGAGCCTCGCTATGACAGGCCACCAGCAAAGAAAGAGATCAGACAGATTTTTTATCCTGAAGATGTCATTAGAGGGTAAGTATTTGAAGTGTAGAATTACTGTGGATTATGGGCAGTATATAACTGATACAGTCTCTTCAAGGGAAGACACAGGGATCATGCATTCTCATTAAATTGACATTCTAGTGTATTCATTTTATTAGTTATTATTGATACTGCTTAATTCATTTAATTAATaactaattattatcattattagttattactattattattgtgtattagcTGTTATTATTACCTTAACATTATATTTTCCAGAAAATTCTACAGAAAGTATGGCTCCCCAGGACTTATTAATCTTTCTGAAACAAGCCGTCGACTCTCAGTGTGCCAGCTGTTTGTGGCGGAGTATGAGCGTCTCCAACAAGATGGCAGCCTCACAGAGGAGAAATTAATGGAAGAAGCAGCAATAGCTCTTGAAGCAAGGGGAATATACTTGGATCCTTCTCGTGCTCCTCCAAAGGTAACTAGAAATAGTGATCATTCAAGTGTGCAGTAGCACCATATATTGAAATATGAAATAGTTATTTAAGTTAATTTTCAGTTTTGTTCTCAAAATTGGGAACTGAATATTGGTTCATGCACCATTATTTTGGAGTAATAACAATGTTTTGTGAAGCTGACAAACTGCTTCCTGCTGCCCAGAGCAGGTGCTGCTTTCTCTATACATTGGGATGATTGTGGAATGTAGCACAGAAATCACAGGTATGCATGGTAGAAATGAGCAATATAGAGCACATGGTGTGTCAAGAcaggatggagaaagtaatgatgtTTTAGTTTTCGTATGGATGTAATGCAAAGGAAGTGGTTTTTGGAGTGGTTGAAGCTTGGTAGGTTACTCTGAAATGGTTTGGGTGTGGGATAAGAGTGGGTGAGGATGACTTTATAAAGAATTGTAAAAAAAGCAAGATTACAGGAGATGGTATCAATGGTAAGCCACCAGGGTGGATAAATATTGAGAGTTGGTAGGCAAGGAAGAATGTGCTGAAGAATGCCATAACAGGGAAAATTGGAGATATGTTTGCCATGGCCATCAATTTTGGGGAAGTTCTCATGGTGATGTAGATAACTTAATATTTAAATTTTTGGTAGTGCATTTTTAAAGCAATTTTAAAGAATTCCTCCTGAGCTAGGTAGCTAAGACCATATAATTTTTTTAGGGTTACAAGAGAGCACTTCTCACCTAGACACTACCATGAGGCAGGATCATACTTGCAACCTTTTGGTCATGAACCGAACATCCTACCCGCAGAGCCACCTGGCCCTTTTGGTAGTGCATTTGTTTACTATTACTGTTATCTTTGCAGCCTGAACCATCCACATCAGAATTACAAGATGGAATTTCAGCTCAAACTCCCCAAAGCAAAATCAGTAAAATAAGTTTTGCAGATGTCTTCAAAGAAAGccaaaaggaaggggagtgatgaaGCACAGTCATGGGGtgttaatgtaaataataattgtaataaacAATTTTAGAAGTAATGCAGTCTCATCCATCCTTTTAGATTATTGCCTTACCACCAGCTATGCTGCCTGCATTAGTTCCTCTGGGTGGTGTTGCTGCAGGGGCCCGGCCTCCTCCATCAAGGGCTGGGGGACTAAAATGAGTGAAtgcattgtgtttgtgtgtgtgtgtggttgaaagGGTGTGCGCCTTGTTGTTGCTACTCCCGTTTCAGGGGATCTGACCTGGTAATGCTAGAGCTCATATTTGTCAACTGTTATAAATTACATTTCAATTTATATATGTGGTAATTAGTGTTTGGTTGATTTACCATAACATTGCAAATAGTATGTTATTCATTCTAGGAGTGATATATTAAATCAAAATATTTAGCTTCTTCTCTAGATTAAGTTTACTGAAAAACTTTGTTTAAGAGCAAAATCTATGCAATGCAACCTCACAGAAACTTTGTCATGCTTAATCAACATGTGACTATATTCTCAAGTTTTGTGAGCTTGATTTCAGGGTAGCTTGCCCATTCTTGCAGATCCATCAATAAGTGAGTGTAGTCAGGTATCTACAGTGAATTGGTTCATGTTCATGGCAGAGTCAAAGACCAATGATGAGGCCACTGCACAGGACAGTATATGAGGCGTCTAGTGCTCAAGGAGCGAACAAGCCAATTACCTACCTAGTTTTGAGCTACAGGCCTTCAAAGTCAAGCATagcaaaaacaaaatgaaaaacacaTAGCAATATCATCATACATCAATAGAAAGCTTTCAGATTGACAAATTCAATGGAAACCGTGTTTGTGTGAAATTGTGTATTATTAAAAAAAGTGTTTTTTTATAATGCATGTTTGCCAATTTAATCCAAACTTGGAAAATTAAAACATCATGTAACTAACAGCCAGTTTAAATTTCAAAACTAAAATTTACATATTTaggtgttttatgtgtgttttactAGTGCTCTTCATCCTTAGAGCCCTGATACAGCTAACTTCATACACTCTGCAGACAGGCAAAAACACACTACTCTCACCACCCTTCTACTGGGCCATAGAGACTGATTTCCCATTTTCACCTTCACAGAGGGTTGCACAGTGCTTCCATCTAGCAGAAACTGGCGAAAACTCAAAATCTGCTATGTTAGCGTGTTCGCCCCTCGAGCCCTAGACGCCTCATATGACAATTATTCTACCTTTAAATAtacataatgaaaataaatatactaaacaAAATGGAACATTTCGATCTTTACTCACCAATTACAATTAATTAATTTCTTTACCCTCCCAAAATTTCTATATAAAAATATTTAGAATATAACCATAAACAGTTGAGTGGTATTATATCATGCAATATCAACAAAAAATTATACAGTTCTTACAGTATAATAATATCTTTTATAAGCAACATTAAAATCATTGTTCACTTTATTTTTGATAGAAGCTAATTGAAGGAGCCCTTGAAAGGTCATCTGATTACCTTGACAAGTATTCTGAGTAAAAATAGTCAAGGGACTATTCTTGAACTTCAAAACCTCCAGTACTGTACAGACTATGCTCCATTCAGCTGCCCCTTAAATTATGCAATGGGATATGAAGAGGTGCTCTTGATCCCTATGTCTTGGATAAATAAATAGTAAACTTTCATCTTTTAGATATCCCTACCTAAAACTGTCCCATGGCATGAGGATTAGGACATCTCCACATCACAGTGCATGttgtaaacaaaaaaacagggaCACACCAAATGGATTACAAGAAGCTGGGCTTGAGAATTGGACCCTCCCTTCACTGTGCATGCCTAATCACTGGTCAAAATGGTAATGACTCTTTCTGCTGTTCACCCAACCTCTAGAAACATCACTTGACATTAAAAATGACATGGGAAAACAAATGACATATAATAGATTAAATTGGTCTGTAAACAATTAAAGCCAATTAAAAAATTACCACAATTTTTTTTAATGGATATCCTTCAGGCAAAGGGTAATGATTCAAATTTGAGTCAATAGGTAAATTTTCATTTTTAGTTTAGATTAGAAAACTaagtaatgataaataaaatatatcCTGCTTATGGTAATGTTAATATGAATTTTACATTATAATAATGGGGAGCTCGTGAAAAGGAATGAGATAAAGGAGGTGATTAATGAAaatgtgtgaaggagagtagaaatAATCAATATAGGAGTAAAAATTTGTCAGGCAGCCATATCCAGAGAAGggggtgagatagaggaggcaatAAAGAAGTCAAAAATAAGAAAAGCCCTTGGCATTGATGGCATAACAgcaaaaatactgaaaaatatgTACTTGTAGAGTGGACGTTGTGGATGTGTAATTAGCCAGGGCGCATGGTGAGGTGCTGGAAGACTGGAGAAAAACCATCATTGTGGTATTCTACAAAGGACTTTGGCAAATAATCAGTCCAGATCTGCTTAATTGGGACCATCTATATTTTTCCTATTAGTTATTAATTTCccattatgcaaatttacattttcTGATTTTGGGGGCATTAGttacacacaaaataccaattcTTTCCTCAAGCCCAAGAATATCTTCAAATATATTTTGTGTAAAGAGATACACACAAGACAGAAGATAATAGGTTACATCTTAGTGGGGCACAGTGACACAAAAATTTCAGGTAACAACTAAAGCCAGATGATCATGTTATGGAATACTGATGTGAGGAAAGTAAAAGTAGAAAATATATCCGAACAACTATGTGCATGGCATTACGAGGAAAACATAAAAGCAAGTGATCAGGGTAAAAAATGAT
The nucleotide sequence above comes from Eriocheir sinensis breed Jianghai 21 chromosome 17, ASM2467909v1, whole genome shotgun sequence. Encoded proteins:
- the LOC126999972 gene encoding 28S ribosomal protein S23, mitochondrial-like, which gives rise to MAGNRLDKIGTIFTRASGLLKSGAMKPQDKPIWYDVYEAFPPKYEPRYDRPPAKKEIRQIFYPEDVIRGKFYRKYGSPGLINLSETSRRLSVCQLFVAEYERLQQDGSLTEEKLMEEAAIALEARGIYLDPSRAPPKPEPSTSELQDGISAQTPQSKISKISFADVFKESQKEGE